The genomic DNA ATTTGTTCATTTTTCACCAGGACGGTTATTTAAATATTGAAATATCCAGGATCAGCCATATAGAAGGCGGCGATGTTTACAGTACTGTTCATCTCGACAATTGCAAACATCTTGTTAAGATGCCCCTGTACCTAATAGCTGAAAGCCTGAAGGCCAATGGGTTCTACCGGATACATACTTCCTATATTGTTCCGCTGCAACGCATCGTAAGTATAAATTCAGACGTTACAGACATTAAAGGAGTCGGAAATTTGCCGGTTTCTAAAAAATATTTTCGATTGTTGCTTAGCGAGGTACGTACAATTCATACCAGCAAAGGATCACAGGGGTAAACAGCTTTTGCCGGTTGTAGTGTTTTGTGTACCACTCATCCTGCACATTTCAAAATTCACAAGTAGCATTTGTGTGAATACAATTTTTTTTATCTAATATTATGAACTCAAAAAATTGCTTGCTTC from Filimonas effusa includes the following:
- a CDS encoding LytR/AlgR family response regulator transcription factor, with amino-acid sequence MPLNHLFIFHQDGYLNIEISRISHIEGGDVYSTVHLDNCKHLVKMPLYLIAESLKANGFYRIHTSYIVPLQRIVSINSDVTDIKGVGNLPVSKKYFRLLLSEVRTIHTSKGSQG